Proteins encoded by one window of Sardina pilchardus chromosome 7, fSarPil1.1, whole genome shotgun sequence:
- the slc66a1 gene encoding lysosomal amino acid transporter 1 homolog codes for MVQDGILSRISVGTSNDGNFSSLCPNGSVWVWEGLGECAQDARDMASVILGLLSIVCFMVSSLPQYYSSCRTGNMDQALSIWFLLLWLSGDTCNLVGSFLADQLPLQTYTAVYYVLADILMLGLYMYYKTKNKFSSNNGTLNAFGVLCLLGMSSLVALPGSTLDKQVAPVAHSSRTLLSVSEEHPTLELAAFSTREIIGFTIGSVSSVMYLCSRLPQIYTNYTRKSTEGVSFFLFALVILGNTTYGLSVLLKNPERNEGEVSYVIHHLPWLIGSLGTLCLDVFISLQFMTYKGNSRDPASSDENAPLLGN; via the exons ATGGTGCAAGATGGAATTCTCTCACGGATCTCAGTCGGGACTTCAAACGATGGAAATTTCAGCTCTCTATGCCCCAATGGATCTGTCTGGGTTTGGGAAGGACTCGGGGAATGCGCACAGGACGCTCGGGACATGGCCAGTGTTATCCTTGGCCTGCTGTCCATAGTGTGTTTTATGGTATCATCGCTCCC ACAATACTACAGCTCCTGCCGCACAGGAAATATGGACCAGGCTCTGTCCATTTGGTTCCTGTTGCTGTGGTTGTCAGGTGACACATGCAATCTGGTGGGATCTTTTCTTGCCGACCAGCTGCCTCTACAG ACATACACTGCGGTTTACTATGTGTTAGCAGACATCTTGATGCTGGGACTGTACATGTACTACAAGACAAAGAACAAGTTTAGCAGCA ACAATGGCACATTGAATGCATTTGGTGTGCTTTGCCTCCTGGGGATGTCCAGTCTTGTTGCCCTGCCAGGGTCCACTTTGGACAAGCAGGTAGCACCTGTAGCGCATAGCAGCCGAACGTTACTTTCAGTATCAGAGGAGCACCCTACATTGGAG CTGGCAGCCTTCAGTACCAGGGAGATCATTGGCTTCACCATCGGGTCTGTGTCCTCGGTTATGTACCTGTGCTCTCGACTGCCCCAGATCTACACTAAC TACACGAGAAAGTCCACAGAAGGTGTGTCCTTCTTCCTGTTTGCACTGGTCATCCTGGGGAACACGACCTACGGCCTGAGCGTGCTGTTGAAGAACCCCGAACGCAATGAAGGGGAGGTCAGCTACGTGATCCACCACCTGCCCTGGCTGATTGGCAGTCTTGGTACACTCTGCCTGGATGTATTC ATCTCTTTGCAGTTCATGACTTACAAAGGCAACAGTCGAGACCCGGCCTCCAGCGATGAAAACGCACCTCTCCTTGGCAACTAA